A stretch of the Malus domestica chromosome 08, GDT2T_hap1 genome encodes the following:
- the LOC103428590 gene encoding uncharacterized protein, whose protein sequence is MRRISGIALLTRAAVSMGGATTATSATQHRLVQAAMLSTCSNSNPLWFTQRLGDRFGLSRPSTAAPCAGGHVCFSTNAAAYLAQEPHAHEKFLSKDVELYQYEACPFCNKVRAFLDYYNIPYKVVEVNPISKKEINWSDYKKVPILKVDGEQMVDSSDIIDKLYLRINENPVLNGEEEMKWRGWVDNHLVHVLSPNIYRTVSEALESFDYITSHGNFSLYERMVAKYTGAAAMYFVSKKLKKRHNITDERASLYGAAETWVDALNGRQFLGGSNPNLADLAVFGVLRPIRHLKSGKDMVENTRIGEWYARMENAVGESARVKA, encoded by the exons ATGAGAAGGATTAGCGGAATCGCTTTGCTCACCAGAGCCGCCGTTTCTATGGGCGGCGCCACCACAGCCACCTCCGCAACTCAGCACCGTCTGGTTCAAGCAGCGATGTTGAGCACGTGCTCGAATTCCAATCCGCTGTGGTTCACACAGAGACTCGGCGATCGCTTCGGCCTATCGAGACCCTCCACTGCGGCTCCCTGTGCCGGAGGGCACGTGTGCTTCTCCACAAACGCCGCCGCTTATCTGGCTCAGGAGCCGCACGCCCATGAAAAGTTCCTCTCCAAAGACGTCGAGCTCTACCAGTACGAAGCTTGCCCTTTCTGCAACAAGGTTAGAG CATTCCTGGATTACTATAACATTCCGTACAAAGTTGTGGAGGTTAACCCCATTAGCAAAAAGGAGATTAATTGGTCCGATTACAAGAAGGTGCCAATCCTGAAAGTCGACGGCGAACAGATGGTTGACTCTTCAG ATATAATTGATAAGCTGTACCTAAGGATCAACGAGAACCCCGTTTTAAATGGTGAAGAAGAAATGAAGTGGCGCGG GTGGGTGGATAATCACTTGGTGCATGTTTTATCACCAAACATATATAGAACTGTTTCAGAGGCTCTCGAGTCGTTTGACTACATCACCAGTCATG GAAACTTTAGTCTGTATGAAAGGATGGTAGCGAAGTATACCGGAGCTGCTGCTATGTATTTTGTGTCAAAGAAACTGAAGAAGAGGCACAATATTACTGATGAACGTGCATCCTTGTATGGAGCTGCAGAAACATGGGTTGATGCTCTCAATGGCAGACAATTTCTTG GTGGATCAAATCCTAATTTAGCCGATCTTGCTGTATTTGGTGTTTTGAGGCCCATTCGACACCTTAAATCCGGCAAAGATATGGTGGAGAACACGCGGATTGGTGAATGGTATGCTCGCATGGAAAATGCAGTGGGAGAGTCTGCTAGAGTCAAGGCCTAA
- the LOC103428611 gene encoding protein kinase STUNTED-like: MPEPALGWPLRRKLDSFDMFSEREDDESPLSRPGWPLLRIAAASAEAMSTTPMREFKSRENMSVVQWVMMDLPSRRFLSVNSQPQEGDENCLTVAPTQLSDELEILVAENSAGCRLFSYAEISSATCHFSAENLIGEGGCSSVYRGCLEGGESVAVKVLKSYKEAWDDFFLETKFASSIQHKHIASLLGACVEDGNLILVYDLFPRGSLEGNLYDCSDGCILPWEVRFNVAVAVAEALTYLHNECTQPIIHRDVKSSNILLSDELQPQLSDFGLATWGPTDSGYVISSDVVGTFGYIAPEYFMHGMVSDKIDVYAFGVILLELLSGRKPVDEASKGQESLVKWARNLLDVMDLKSLLDPKLNGDYDVAQMRRMVMAAGLCINQSPRLRPKASQVLKLLTGETDANECFNLHAVKSREMCCRDEDDDLFPEVGWRSVSAMSDTNDGSISRSSSTNTASSAEKPHRYKLKDYLTIPDHYSLSEISFINM, encoded by the exons ATGCCAGAACCAGCTCTTGGTTGGCCACTTCGCCGGAAACTTGATAGCTTCGACATGTTTTCCGAGAGAGAGGATGATGAATCACCATTGTCGAGGCCGGGTTGGCCGCTCTTGCGGATAGCTGCTGCCTCAGCGGAAGCTATGAGTACTACTCCTATGAGAGAATTTAAATCCAGGGAAAATATGTCCGTGGTACAGTGGGTGATGATGGACCTGCCTAGCCGTCGATTTCTTTCGGTAAATTCACAGCCGCAGGAAGGTGATGAAAATTGCTTGACAGTAGCACCAACACAGCTTTCCGATGAATTGGAGATTCTTGTTGCAGAAAACTCAGCAGGTTGCAGACTTTTCAGCTATGCAGAAATCAGTAGCGCAACTTGTCACTTCTCTGCAG AAAATCTTATCGGTGAGGGAGGGTGTAGCAGCGTATACAGAGGATGTCTCGAAGGAGGTGAATCAGTGGCGGTCAAGGTTCTGAAATCGTACAAGGAAGCTTGGGATGACTTTTTCTTGGAAACCAAGTTTGCGTCTTCAATTCAGCACAAACACATCGCTTCTCTACTTGGTGCATGTGTGGAAGATGGCAACCTTATTTTGGTATATGACCTCTTTCCCAGAGGGAGCTTGGAAGGAAACTTGTACG ATTGCAGTGATGGATGTATACTCCCATGGGAAGTGAGATTCAATGTGGCTGTTGCGGTTGCAGAGGCTCTAACTTACTTGCACAATGAATGCACTCAACCGATCATTCATCGCGATGTTAAATCCTCAAACATTCTTCTCTCCGACGAGCTTCAGCCGCAG TTATCTGATTTCGGGCTTGCTACATGGGGACCGACGGATTCTGGTTATGTGATAAGTAGTGATGTGGTGGGGACTTTTGGGTACATTGCTCCGGAATATTTCATGCATGGGATGGTGAGTGACAAGATTGATGTTTATGCCTTTGGTGTGATTCTCCTTGAACTATTATCCGGTCGAAAGCCCGTAGATGAGGCTTCGAAAGGACAAGAGAGTTTGGTCAAATGG GCAAGAAATTTGTTAGACGTTATGGATCTTAAATCATTGCTGGATCCAAAGTTAAATGGGGACTACGATGTTGCCCAAATGCGCAGAATGGTAATGGCAGCAGGGCTTTGCATAAACCAGTCACCTCGTCTTCGACCGAAAGCGAGCCAGGTACTGAAGCTACTAACGGGAGAGACGGACGCAAATGAGTGTTTTAATCTTCATGCTGTCAAGTCGAGAGAGATGTGTTGTCGAGATGAAGACGACGACCTATTCCCGGAAGTCGGGTGGCGTTCGGTTTCTGCAATGTCCGATACAAATGATGGTAGCATCAGCAGATCGAGTTCAACAAACACAGCATCTAGTGCAGAGAAACCACACCGATACAAGTTAAAGGACTACTTGACTATACCTGACCATTATTCTTTGAGTGAAATTTCTTtcataaacatgtaa